Sequence from the Anaerolineae bacterium genome:
GCCCCAATGGTTCGGGCAAGACAACCCTGCTGAACACCATCATGGGGCTTTCGGGCTACCGCGTGACGCAGGGCCGCATCCTGTTCGACGGCCAGGACATCACCCATCTGCCGCCCTATGAGCGGGCACGGCTGGGCATCGGCATGGCGTTCCAGCGGCCTCCCACCCTGCACGGTGTGCGCCTGCGGGACATGGTGCGGCTGGCCGCCGGCAACGGCGACAACCTGGACATCGAGGGACTGGCCCGCCGGCTCAACCTGACGGAGCATCTTGATCGCGACGTCAATGCCGGCTTCTCCGGCGGCGAGATCAAGCGCTCCGAACTGCTCCAGCTCAAAGCCCAATCGCCGCGCCTGGTCATGCTGGATGAGCCGGAATCCGGCGTGGACCTGGAAAACATCCAGCTCATCGGCCAGATCATCGCCGAGCTCCTGCAGAAGACCACCCACCACCATTACGAGCGCCGCGTCTCTGGCCTCATCATCACCCATACCGGTTTCATCCTGGACTACATCGAGGCCGACCGCGGGCACGTGCTGTGCAATGGGGTCCTCCAGTGCTCCGGCAACCCGCGGGAAATCCTGCAGAATATCCGCCAGCACGGTTACGAGGAGTGCGTGACATGTCGCGTGTTACAGAGGATATAAAGGAGAAGGCGCGCCGGGCGCTGGAAAAGCCGGCGTCCATCGGGCCGGACGTGGACCTGCGGCGCTACCGCGATGAGGCCGGCGAGCATCCTCCGGTCGAGGACCTGAGCAAACTGCCGGAGCCCCAGCGTCAGCGCATGACCAAGGCCGGCATTGACGTCACGGAGCGCCAGCGCGCCGGCTCTCTCATCGTCATGGATCATTCGGTGGTGCACCGCCGGCAGAACATCCAGGACCTGGAGATCCTGGACATCAAGCAGGCACTGCAGAGCTATCCCGATGTTCGCGACTTCTGGTGGAAAGCGGTGCCGGTGGATGCCGACAAGTTCACCGCCACGGCGGAGCTGGACCTGGACACAGGCTATTTTATCCGGGCGCGCGCCGGCGCCCGCTCGACCTTCCCGCTCCAGGCGTGCCTCTTCATCGGGCAGGACGGCCTGGCCCAGAAGGTGCACAACCTCATCATCGCCGAAGAGGGGGCCGAACTGCACATCATCACAGGCTGTGCGGTGGACCTCAACGTCCGCACCGCCCTGCACGTGGGCATCACGGAGATATACGTCAAGAAAGGCGCCACGGTGACGTTCACCATGATCCACAATTGGGGGGAGAATGTGGAAGTACGGCCCCGCACCAGCATCATGGTGGAGGAAGGGGGCACCTTCATCTCCAATTACGTGCTGATGGAGCCGGTGCAGAGCATCCAGACCTATCCGACGGCCTACCTGGTCGGGAAGGGGGCTGTGGCGCGCTTCAGCAGTGTCATCGTCGGACTGCCCGGGTCACATATTGACGTCGGCTCGCGCGTGGTCCTGCAGGCGCCGGAGACGCGGGCCGAGATTATCTCCCGCTCCATATCCGCCGGCGGCCATATCATCGCCCGCGGCCATCTGCTGGGAGAGGCGCCGCGCGTCAAGGCCCATCTCGAGTGCCGCGGCCTGATGCTCCGCGACGACGGCATCATCTCCGCCATCCCCGAGCTGAGCACCCGCTTCGCCGACGTGGATATGTCCCATGAGGCGGCGGTGGGGCGCATCGCCCAGGAGGAGATCGAGTACCTGATGGCGCGCGGCATCAGCAAAGAGGACGCGGTGGCCATCATCGTGCGGGGGTTCCTGAACGTGAAGATCGAGGGCCTGCCGGCGGAGCTCCAGGCGGACCTGGAGCGCGTCATCCAGACCGCCGACCTGTCCGGCCTGTAACGCTGAGAAAGTCAGGTGACAGTCACCTTGGATGTGACTGTCACCTATAACATAAAATGAGGAGCGATCTATGCACCGGGTCGTGCTGGTGGACTATGATGAGGACCTGTTCAGCCCGCGCGGCGGCGAGGCGGAACTGCTGGCGAGCGCCGGCATCGCCTGGGAAGCCGGCCGCTGGCGCACCGAGGAGGAGGTCGTCGCCCACGCGCAGGACGCCGACGTCGTGATCATCCAATCCCTGCGCAAATTGCTGAACGCCCGCACCATCCCCCAACTGCGCCGCTGTAAGGGCATCATTCGCGCCGGCATCGGCTATGACACGGTGGACGTGGAAACCGCCACCGCGCACGGCATCCTGGTGGCCAATGTGCCGGAGTACTGCCTGGAGGACGTGGCCGAGCATGCCCTGACCTTGCTGTTGGCGGCACTGCGCGGCGTGGTCGGGCAGGACCGCTCCATGCGCCGCGGGGAATGGTCACGTCAGTACGCCCTCCGCACCCGCCGGCTGCGCGGCCTGACCTTGGGGCTGGTCGGTTTCGGCCGCATCGCTCGCGCCCTGGTGGAGAAGTCCGCCGGCTTGGGACTGCGCTATCTCGCCTACGATCCGTACGTCCAGCCCGAGACCGCCGCGGCGTATTCGGTCTCCCTGGTGGACCTGGAGACGCTTCTGCGCCAATCCGACCTGATCTCCATCCATGTGCCGCTGAATGCCGAGACCTGGCATCTCATCGGGGAG
This genomic interval carries:
- a CDS encoding C-terminal binding protein, with product MHRVVLVDYDEDLFSPRGGEAELLASAGIAWEAGRWRTEEEVVAHAQDADVVIIQSLRKLLNARTIPQLRRCKGIIRAGIGYDTVDVETATAHGILVANVPEYCLEDVAEHALTLLLAALRGVVGQDRSMRRGEWSRQYALRTRRLRGLTLGLVGFGRIARALVEKSAGLGLRYLAYDPYVQPETAAAYSVSLVDLETLLRQSDLISIHVPLNAETWHLIGERELGMVKPGAVLVNTSRGPVVDEQALIRALQDGRLGAAGLDVFEEEPLPVDSPLRQMENVVLTPHTAAYSEDAAVELYRQACQEAIDIIAGRIPKGAVNAHLLGKSR
- a CDS encoding SufD family Fe-S cluster assembly protein, translating into MSRVTEDIKEKARRALEKPASIGPDVDLRRYRDEAGEHPPVEDLSKLPEPQRQRMTKAGIDVTERQRAGSLIVMDHSVVHRRQNIQDLEILDIKQALQSYPDVRDFWWKAVPVDADKFTATAELDLDTGYFIRARAGARSTFPLQACLFIGQDGLAQKVHNLIIAEEGAELHIITGCAVDLNVRTALHVGITEIYVKKGATVTFTMIHNWGENVEVRPRTSIMVEEGGTFISNYVLMEPVQSIQTYPTAYLVGKGAVARFSSVIVGLPGSHIDVGSRVVLQAPETRAEIISRSISAGGHIIARGHLLGEAPRVKAHLECRGLMLRDDGIISAIPELSTRFADVDMSHEAAVGRIAQEEIEYLMARGISKEDAVAIIVRGFLNVKIEGLPAELQADLERVIQTADLSGL
- a CDS encoding ABC transporter ATP-binding protein, translating into MLEIQDLHVSVEDREILHGVDLVIPEGETHILFGPNGSGKTTLLNTIMGLSGYRVTQGRILFDGQDITHLPPYERARLGIGMAFQRPPTLHGVRLRDMVRLAAGNGDNLDIEGLARRLNLTEHLDRDVNAGFSGGEIKRSELLQLKAQSPRLVMLDEPESGVDLENIQLIGQIIAELLQKTTHHHYERRVSGLIITHTGFILDYIEADRGHVLCNGVLQCSGNPREILQNIRQHGYEECVTCRVLQRI